From Malaya genurostris strain Urasoe2022 chromosome 2, Malgen_1.1, whole genome shotgun sequence:
acaaataaataaaaccgcACAACACTTACACAATAAGTTCAACCGAAAAAACCATAACTCGAACCGTAGCCATATTCATAACCACCACCATACGCTCCGTATGGCACTCCAAACCCTCCCCCGTACGGTCCGAATCCTCCCCCGTACGGTCCGAATCCTCCGCCGTACGGTCCATAAGGCCCGAATCCTCCGTAATGAGGAGGATAGCCTCCACCATAGCCACCAAATCCTCCACCAATCAGTCCAACACCGATTCCGATGCCTCCGAATCCCAGATGACGCTTGCTGCGTGCAGGCTCCTCGACCGCTGTTTCGCTTTTATTCTCAATTGGCACTTCCGGGTCAACGATTACGGCATCCTGCACAGGTGCTGAATGCACGACCCCCAGCACGGAGAGCAGCAGCACCAGCAGCTTTACAACGTGATACATTTCGTCGGATAAATATGATCCACGCGGCGTTGTATGTCACAAAAGAATACATCCTA
This genomic window contains:
- the LOC131428580 gene encoding shematrin-like protein 2; the protein is MYHVVKLLVLLLSVLGVVHSAPVQDAVIVDPEVPIENKSETAVEEPARSKRHLGFGGIGIGVGLIGGGFGGYGGGYPPHYGGFGPYGPYGGGFGPYGGGFGPYGGGFGVPYGAYGGGYEYGYGSSYGFFG